One Octopus sinensis linkage group LG21, ASM634580v1, whole genome shotgun sequence DNA segment encodes these proteins:
- the LOC115222853 gene encoding uncharacterized protein LOC115222853 isoform X2 translates to MELSLFFPIFFVELLMPNSDQERTVVSNWLESVLIAIKSQRENSEIVVEDTTSRYVPSLPAAPPPVAAPSPPPTLPLPLSPSNPAMNLQPLLVEGTAMTKSLPINYMKLKAILRATNERLGDKMKYLLNKLVDAMFTRDELVAASGLGLRTQKDKQHTPLDRKKLTAIKEFLAEFSDRKNIKMMDSRTFRVTVGNKITNARRNLRNEFKIDQIAANISS, encoded by the exons atgga attgtcattattttttcctatattttttgtaGAGTTGTTGATGCCAAATTCAGACCAAGAACGAACAGTGGTCAGCAATTGGCTGGAAAGTGTTTTAATAGCCATCAAAAGCCAACGAGAGAACTCTGAAATTGTTGTTGAAGATACAACTAGCAGATATGTACCGTCCCTGCCAGCGGCACCCCCTCCAGTTGCTGCTCCGTCCCCTCCACCTACTCTTCCTCTACCTCTTTCTCCTTCAAATCCAGCCATGAATCTCCAGCCACTGTTAGTCGAG GGAACAGCCATGACAAAGTCCCTTCCAATAAATTACATGAAGTTAAAAGCAATTCTACGAGCAACAAATGAACGACTCggagataaaatgaaatatcttttaaacAAG TTGGTTGATGCTATGTTCACACGCGATGAGCTGGTGGCAGCTAGTGGCCTAGGGCTACGGAcacagaaagacaaacaacacacaccacTTGATAGGAAGAAATTAACTGCCATAAAAG agTTCCTGGCAGAGTTTTCTGACAGAAAGAATATTAAGATGATGGATTCACGGACGTTTCGGGTAACAGTGGGGAATAAAATCACAAATGCACGCAGGAACTTACGGAACGAGTTCAAGATTGACCAAATTGCTGCAAACATAAGCTCATGA
- the LOC115222853 gene encoding proline-rich protein 11 isoform X1 → MSEPQVMYIKTEDDDDDDNKENLKKKIKYLEEENDTLKKALEQLQQLQGKCCDWCELLMPNSDQERTVVSNWLESVLIAIKSQRENSEIVVEDTTSRYVPSLPAAPPPVAAPSPPPTLPLPLSPSNPAMNLQPLLVEGTAMTKSLPINYMKLKAILRATNERLGDKMKYLLNKLVDAMFTRDELVAASGLGLRTQKDKQHTPLDRKKLTAIKEFLAEFSDRKNIKMMDSRTFRVTVGNKITNARRNLRNEFKIDQIAANISS, encoded by the exons ATGTCAGAACCTCAAGTTATGTACATAAAAacagaagacgatgatgatgatgataataaagagaatttaaagaagaaaataaaatacttaGAAGAAGAGAATGATACGTTGAAGAAAGCTCTTGAACAGCTCCAACAGCTGCAAGGCAAATGTTGCGACTGGTGTG AGTTGTTGATGCCAAATTCAGACCAAGAACGAACAGTGGTCAGCAATTGGCTGGAAAGTGTTTTAATAGCCATCAAAAGCCAACGAGAGAACTCTGAAATTGTTGTTGAAGATACAACTAGCAGATATGTACCGTCCCTGCCAGCGGCACCCCCTCCAGTTGCTGCTCCGTCCCCTCCACCTACTCTTCCTCTACCTCTTTCTCCTTCAAATCCAGCCATGAATCTCCAGCCACTGTTAGTCGAG GGAACAGCCATGACAAAGTCCCTTCCAATAAATTACATGAAGTTAAAAGCAATTCTACGAGCAACAAATGAACGACTCggagataaaatgaaatatcttttaaacAAG TTGGTTGATGCTATGTTCACACGCGATGAGCTGGTGGCAGCTAGTGGCCTAGGGCTACGGAcacagaaagacaaacaacacacaccacTTGATAGGAAGAAATTAACTGCCATAAAAG agTTCCTGGCAGAGTTTTCTGACAGAAAGAATATTAAGATGATGGATTCACGGACGTTTCGGGTAACAGTGGGGAATAAAATCACAAATGCACGCAGGAACTTACGGAACGAGTTCAAGATTGACCAAATTGCTGCAAACATAAGCTCATGA